Proteins encoded by one window of Elaeis guineensis isolate ETL-2024a chromosome 12, EG11, whole genome shotgun sequence:
- the LOC105055792 gene encoding tetraspanin-18: protein MRPSFGQSCLAVLLKFFNFLQTFVGISILIYSVWVLNRWNRRGLDLDLEGLPAPWFICAIMGAGVLLCLIAFTGHIAAEVVNGCCLCFFAVLTIILILLEATLVSILVFDKHWEENLPYDSTEELKRFCAFIKENMDICKWVAVTVIVIQALSLLLAMILRAMVPARRVDYDSDEDFVVIRRPLLDPQGGSSYASTSVGGKGFHSDFWSSQMRQKYGLNQSEFSYNGVDQKAPSANGNSDNRKQCSIL, encoded by the exons ATGCGTCCCAGCTTTGGCCAGAGTTGTCTCGCCGTCCTCCTCAAGTTCTTCAACTTCTTGCAGACCTTCGTCGGGATCTCGATATTGATCTATTCGGTATGGGTACTGAATCGCTGGAACCGGCGAGGGCTCGATCTCGATCTCGAAGGCCTCCCGGCTCCTTG GTTTATATGCGCTATAATGGGTGCAGGGGTTTTGCTGTGTCTGATTGCTTTCACAGGACATATCGCTGCTGAAGTTGTTAACGGCTGCTGCCTCTGTTTC TTTGCAGTATTGACTATCATACTTATTTTATTAGAAGCAACTTTAGTGAGTATTCTCGTGTTCGACAAACATTGGGAAGAG AATCTTCCATATGACTCTACTGAAGAACTGAAAAGGTTTTGTGCATTTATAAAAGAGAATATGGATATATGCAAGTGGGTTGCTGTAACTGTGATTGTTATTCAG GCACTCTCCCTTCTTTTGGCAATGATTTTGCGTGCCATGGTTCCAGCTAGAAGAGTAGACTATGATAGTGATGAAGATTTCGTAGTTATAAGGAGGCCACTTCTAGACCCACAAGGTGGCTCTAGTTATGCTTCAACTTCTGTTGGCGGCAAAGGTTTTCACTCAGACTTCTGGAGTTCACAAATGAGACAAAAG tatgGATTGAACCAGAGTGAGTTCTCATACAATGGCGTGGATCAAAAAGCACCGTCTGCAAATGGCAACAGTGACAACAGAAAGCAGTGCTCCATCTTGTGA